AAACTCCACTTACATTGGTCCTAATTTGGGCCCACGTATCtaagaaattggaaaaaaaactataataaaatgaaaaatgaaatctaagtttgaaaatttgaataaatcaaCCTACCTAtgaaataataagataatttgTAAGGTAGTGCATACAGGGTGTTTATGTATAAAAAAGGTTACCTCTAATCAAtatatcaaacataaaaaatacccatgtgaaaatattttacaGCTcttctatattaaaaataccttccaacaatatattaaataatttatttatattttttattaggataTATTCTTTATAAGggattttgtattattttgtatctttaatagttaataaattaatttctcatatatatttgtttatgttttactttttatattatctttttattttgactttcatattaataactaaataattagttttttataagaaatattttcatgtgatgaaaaaaaatatttgttctttCTCATgattgaaatattggaaattggGAGAACTATAGGTGGCaatcacgtttttttttttgttaggttttatttttattttttttgttttttattcttataaatatatatattttttacattgtGATTTATGTGGTTTTAGTGTTGTGTTTTTATAAGTACTAGTCTAAAAACACGTGCATTGCACATggtaataaaatatcatttttttagccttttagaaaatataatgaaaagaattaagtaaaagagcttataaataaatttatatttatatatctttgcATACTTTTTATAGATGTTGaaggattaaaaaatatatagtatattttaaatttaggatgcttatttatttacataatattaataCTTATGAACATGAATTTATAGTTAAACAAGTAACTTTAATTTATATTCAATCCCCTTTGTACCATTAGTATATTTACTTTATATAGTTAATGTGATACAGTGACACAAATTCTATACACCTCCTACTTAATATGTGTCCGTAGGTTAGCCatgtttttattgatttgatttaCAAAACAgtggaataatttaaaataattttttttctcaaacatcattagtggGATAAAGATTCAATTTGTTATGtgcaaattaaataaaatgtatgagATAAGTGTGCGGTGGAGGAATATGTGACATGAAAATGTGCAATCccttcaatgataaaaaaattttaaaaattaaaaatcgatTCAAAATCCTTAACAAAGGGTAGTCTTATACACTCTTTGTCAAATtagtatatttgttttataCGAATAATATAACACCATTGTATATTGATGAAAATTTCATCTATATTGAAACTAATTGCAAAATAATCTCAAGATTGAGATGGAAAAGTTTagttaaccataaaaaatataaataaaagatatgttaaaaatagaatttagtctaaacttattttatttttcttacaaagaaaaaaagaataaaaactttatttaatcataaaaaacaaggcatactaatttgcataaaaaaatttagccataaaaaatataaatataaaatatgttagaaaatagaaattactttaaatttatttttttattttattttattttttgttatgagaaaaaataattttttttaatatgtgttattgatataaaaatgacGGAAGATGTATCcccaagtcaattttttttaacgtgtttcatttatataaaaattatataatggTGTTTTCAAGTTACACGTTTAAAAGTGACAAAAAGGGACTTAGATtctgaaataattttattttaaaaaattaattttaaatttatcaaaaatccaCCCACGCTCCCCACTTGGCTTTAATGATAAGACAGAATAGCCCAGCATTCGGTCCCCTTCTTCCATGTGCCGAGAGGTTTCTTACCCCAAGGAGATTCCCAGCTAGCTGTGGATTTGTCTTTCATAATGGAAGAGCTTGGGACCGTCCATCTCTCACATCGAGATTGGGATGGGATAGTGTGGAAACACGTCATAGGGCCAAGTGGATGATAATTTAATGTGTTCAGTACTCCAGATTACTCACATACAGATACCACCACCGTACAGGCACCAGATAAAACAATACTGTAACCCATGTGACTGATCTGGCTTTTTTCACAGCAGAGAGTCAGATACACATATTCGAGGATTACAAAGACAGATAAAAAGATTCCACACATATTCTAACATTGAACACCGAGGCAACAAGACAAACCACTACAATATTGACATCCACCATCTTTCTGAAGTTCAGGATACTTGAGCATATTCCATAATCTTGCCGATCAACCCTTGTTCCATCCTCCAGCCTGCCGGGTCGTGGTATTATTTGTTTACATactttattgaaattaaattctgTCAGCATGTCACCGTACACCGTCCCTTCTCGTCTCTCTCATTGCAAGACCGattctaattatttttggtttttaaatactAGTGACAACGATGGATGAGAGTCATGTGTAATActataataaagtaataattacAAGACCAAATCAATCTCAACCTTGTAATTGAAAGAGCAGGGAATAGAAAACGAATTCACAAGGGGTTGGGTTGATGACAGAAAACTAGTACCGAGGACCAACCCCACATGAGGATATCTCAATTATTCAATGGTCAGGAATCAGGATAAAAAGAAGATTTCCATAAGCACCAAAAAATATGGGAAGCCTTCACCATCCTTGATTTCCTAGCTGGCCCATTTCAATACCTTTGCTGAAAACATTGATGGACTCCATTAATGGAGCTAGAAAGCCTCATGCAGTCTGTGTTCCATATCCAACACAAGGCCATGTGACCCCTATGCTGCAATTGACCAAGCTCCTACATACAAGAGGTTTCCACATAACCTTTGTCAACACTGAGTACAACCATAGGCGCTTGCTGCGGTCCCGGGGACCAAATGCCGTTAAGGGCTTACCAGATTTTCGATTCGAGACCATACCGGATGGACTGCCACAATCAGACCGTGATGCATCACAAGATATTCCATCACTTTGTGATTCGACCCGGAAGACTTGTTTGCCACCATTTAAAGATCTATTAGCTAAGATCGCTTCATCCTCGGAAGTGCCTCCAGTTACATGCATAATTTCAGATGGAGTGATGAGCTTTGCCATAAAAGCAGCCAAGGAATTGGGCATTCCGGGGTTCCAACTTTGGACTGCCTCTGCATGTGGCTTCATGGGATATCTAAGCTATCGTGAGCTCATTAGAAGAGGAATTGTTCCATTCAAAGGTACTTCTTCTGGTCCATTTTTTGGGTCTATTATAAACCTATCATAACTATATTTATCATGAAGcaaaataagtttttgacaGTATATATGTAAATGGATATATGTTGAACCCATCCCAAGTTTTCCTTTTTAGGTAGGATTTTAATTGATAACTATCTTTCAAATGCCGACAAATGAAAACCAAAAGGGAAAGAGAGGATTTTGCCTATGGACTCGATAATGGAAAACGACCATATTTTCAGCAAGCtcattaatttcataatttgagagatttttaataagatttggcatacaaatatttgtaaaaaattatcattttcctttctaAATTCGATGTGTCCAGATGAGAGCTATGCTACTGATGGCACTCTGGATGCGCCTATTGATTGGATTCCGGGTATGCCCAACATGCTGCTCAAGGACATACCAACCTTTCTCAGGACCACTGATCTCAATGACATCATGTTCGATTTCTTGGGAGAGGAAGCTCAAAATTGCTTAAAGGCAACGGCCGTAATCATCAACACTTTTGATGAATTGGAACATGAAGTCTTGGAGGCCCTCAAGTCCAAGTGCCCTAAACTTTACACTGCGGGCCCTCTTTCCTTGCATGCTAGGCATCTGCCCGAAAGCCCTTTCAAGCATCATAGCTCAAGCCTATGGAAGGAAGACCATAACTGTATTGAATGGCTTGATAAGAGGGAACCCAACTCAGTCGTGTACGTAAATTATGGGAGCATAACAACTATGACAGACCAACACCTGATTGAGTTTGCATGGGGGCTGGCTAATAGCAGACACCCCTTTTTGTGGATACTTCGATCTGACGTGGTGGGCAGGGACACTGCAATCTTGCCTGAAGAGTTCTTAGAGGAGACCAAGGATAGAGGACTAGTAGCAAGTTGGTGCTCGCAGGATAAAGTGCTTTACCACCCATCTGTAGGTGTTTTTCTATCTCACTGTGGGTGGAATTCTACCACTGAAAGTATTTGTGGTGGTGTGCCTCTCATGTGTTGGCCTTTCTTTGCTGAGCAAGTCACAAATGCCCGGTATGCATGCACAAAATGGGGGATGGCCGTGGAGGTGAACCAGGATGTAAAGCGCCATGAGATTGAAGCACTTGTTAAGGAAGTGATGGAAGGGGAGAAAGGGaaggaaattaagaaaaatgctaTGGAATGGAAGAGGAAAGCATTAGAAGCAACTGATGTTGGAGGATCGTCTTACAATAATTTTGAAGGATTCATTAAGGAGGTCCTCCAAAACCATAGTGATTACCAGTAATTGATAAACCATTGGTGGCAACTGATTTCAGTGCTAGAGGAGTTGCAGTGagtgttttaataattttaaaaattgtacttCCCCCACCTTTGTTTGTATCCTTCTCTTATGGCACTGCTACACTCTCATACTCCTGATTCTGGGGATATCACACAATCTGAAGGTATAAATTACTTTCCCCACtattaatttcttcatattataaattaatttttataagacaAGTCACAAGACGGCATTTGCATCGTAACCGTTGAGGCAATCAAAGTCTATTTTAGCGGTAACAACCGTTGAAGTCAAATCTAAATTGCTGTTTAATTAGTAgaattttgaatcaaattcaCCCTTTAAGCAACACAATATGGGTTATAGGTATCTTTTAAGACCAAAAACCCACATTCCTCCTAGTTGCCTTAAAAGCATATGTAGATTCTTGTAAACTTGTTTAAATTTCGAGTCAAATTGATCTTTTtaccaacaaaataaaataaaatctctataaattaatgtttaataaattgataatttcaTTAAATTGATAAAATCTTCATATACCATTTTGGGTCAGTgtactaaattaataatttttttaatgcataagataataattttttttttttaaatccttaaagatccaaggaaatataaattagtaatcatgaaatttataaaaaaataataataataataacaaacaaGACTTCATAATATAGTATTAACTAGTTTTTTTACcatctttatttttctcaatttaacTCTTTTTTAGAACAATTGCACATTTGAAATCTCTTTTATCTTCTATATATGGAATTAAGTTTCCACgccaaatattttcattttagaagTCTTTccatattttacaaataataatcaTCTCTTCTTTTTAgagtattttttaagtttttatatattaattttttaccatatttattattttgaatttattgacATACATGTATTAAGTACTATATTGTAGAAACATAATAATCactctaaattttaaaaaaaaattatatttattgataa
Above is a genomic segment from Vitis riparia cultivar Riparia Gloire de Montpellier isolate 1030 chromosome 7, EGFV_Vit.rip_1.0, whole genome shotgun sequence containing:
- the LOC117917367 gene encoding linamarin synthase 2-like, which codes for MDSINGARKPHAVCVPYPTQGHVTPMLQLTKLLHTRGFHITFVNTEYNHRRLLRSRGPNAVKGLPDFRFETIPDGLPQSDRDASQDIPSLCDSTRKTCLPPFKDLLAKIASSSEVPPVTCIISDGVMSFAIKAAKELGIPGFQLWTASACGFMGYLSYRELIRRGIVPFKDESYATDGTLDAPIDWIPGMPNMLLKDIPTFLRTTDLNDIMFDFLGEEAQNCLKATAVIINTFDELEHEVLEALKSKCPKLYTAGPLSLHARHLPESPFKHHSSSLWKEDHNCIEWLDKREPNSVVYVNYGSITTMTDQHLIEFAWGLANSRHPFLWILRSDVVGRDTAILPEEFLEETKDRGLVASWCSQDKVLYHPSVGVFLSHCGWNSTTESICGGVPLMCWPFFAEQVTNARYACTKWGMAVEVNQDVKRHEIEALVKEVMEGEKGKEIKKNAMEWKRKALEATDVGGSSYNNFEGFIKEVLQNHSDYQ